The genomic stretch ATGATGTTTCATTAATGCGAAACATCATAGACAAAACCAATAAATTGATAGACAAATACTATTCTCCCCTACTGTTGTATTTGTTAGTTTTGCCACGCTAAGAATTCAATCTAATCATTTAAATGTATAACAACTATGAGTAACAGAGTCTTATCTATCGGCGAAAAGTTTCCGCAATTCAACAAAAAAGCTGCCGTTTCTATCGAAAAAGGAAAAGAATTTATCGATGTGAGCAACGAAACCATTGACGGAAAATGGACAGTATTGTTTTGGTGGCCCAAAGATTTCACTTTCGTTTGTCCTACGGAAATTGCCGAGTTCAACAGAAATTTTGAAGAATTCAGCGACCGTGATACCCTATTAATCGGTGCATCTACCGATTCAGAATTTGTACACGCTGCCTGGCGCCGCGACCACAAAGATTTGAGAGACCTTAAATTCCCAATGTTGGCAGATACCTCCAAATCGCTCGCTGAAGAATTGGGCATTCTGGATGCAAACGAAAAAATTGCTTACCGCGCTACCTTCATCATCGACAATGAAGGAATCATCCGTTGGGTAAGTGTAAATGACTTAAACGTAGGTCGCAACGTTCAGGAAGTTATCCGCGTATTGGATGCGCTGCAAACCGACGAGCTATGCCCATGCAACTGGAACAAAGGCGAAGAAACTTTGACTACGCAATTGGCAGCAGAGCTTAACTAAAAAGAGTTTTCATGGTTTAGAGTTTTTATTACAAATAAGGCAGGTGTAAAAGCCTGCTTTTTAATTTTAAAGTAAATTTTATGAATACAGTTATAGAAAATGAAACATACAGCAATCTTTTATCATTATTAAAAATAGAAAATTACACGCCCTCTCCTGCTGCGGCTACATTGCTTAGTACCAATGCACGTTATATCAAAGATTTAAAAATTAACGTGAGCAATGTGCTGAATAATTCGCAAACCCTGAATAAGAAAGAAGCTTTACTCCTTGCTTATTCCATAGCAGTAAACGAAAAGTTTCCTTTGCTGCGCGAAAGTCTTGCAACGCTCGCAACCGAAGCTGGCGCAACACAGGAAGAACTGGCAGAAGTTGTAAGTATAACCTCTCTAATGAATGTAAACAATGTGTTCTATCGTTTCCGTCATTTTTTGGAAAAAGATTTTTACAATAATCAGCCCGCAGGTATCAAAATGTCTGTCATGGTAAATCCTGTTTTGGGTAAAGAATTATTTGAGCTGATAAGTCTTGTGGTATCATCTGTCAATGGCTGCGAAATGTGCGTAAAATCTCACGAAGCAAAACTGATTGGTACAGGCACAACAGAAAACAAAATTTTTGAAGCGGTTAAGTTAGGCGCAGTCATTAAAGGATTAATTACCATTTTGGCGGCATAATTTTTCTTTCCCGTAAAAATGAAAGGCGCATTCACAACCGGAATGCGCCTTTTCTTATGATACTTACTAAACACAGCCACATTATTTTTTCGCCGTTTTTTTCTCTGCAACTTCCTCCGGCAATTCGTCCTCATCATTATCTTCTTCGTCTGAGACAGCAGGACTTACCTGCTCATTTAACTTCGCTCTTATTTTCCCTTCTATTTCATTTGACAGTTCCGGATTATCCATCAATAATTGTTTTACGGCATCACGTCCTTGTCCCAACTTACTTCCATTGTAGCTGAACCAGCTTCCGCTTTTTCCTACAATTCCCAGTTCAACGCCCATATCGATAATTTCCCCAATTTTGCTGATGCCCTGTCCGAAGATAATATCAAACTCCGTAGCGCGGAATGGCGGCGCTACTTTGTTCTTTACTACTTTTACCTTAACGCGGTTCCCGATGGCAGCATCGCCGTCTTTAATCTGTGCCGAGCGTCGAATATCCAGACGAACAGAAGCGTAAAACTTCAATGCATTACCACCGGTTGTGGTTTCGGGGTTGCCGAACATTACGCCTATTTTTTCACGAAGCTGGTTGATGAAGATGCAAATAGTATTTGTTTTACTGATCGTTGCCGTAAGCTTACGCAACGCCTGGCTCATCAGCCGCGCCTGCAAGCCCATTTTACTGTCGCCCATTTCGCCTTCCAACTCGCCTTTCGGAACAAGCGCCGCAACGGAATCTATTACAACAACATCCAGCGCGCCGGACAAAATCAACCTATCGGCAATTTCCAAAGCCTGCTCGCCATAGTCGGGCTGCGAAATCAAAAGACTGTCCACATCCACGCCCAGCTTTTGCGCATAACTGCTGTCAAATGCATGTTCCGCATCTATAATCGCACACATTCCTCCTTTCTTTTGCGCTTCGGCAATTACGTGTGTCGCCAGCGTAGTTTTTCCCGAAGATTCAGGTCCGTAAATTTCAATAACTCTTCCTCTCGGCAAGCCGCCGATTCCCAACGCGGTATCCAAACCGATGGAACCTGTGGAAATAGCTTCAATTACACGATTTGGTTTTTCGTTCATCATCATTACGCTCCCCTTGCCAAAGTCCTTATCAATCTTGTCAATGGTCAACCGTAACGCTTTTAATTTTTCGAGATTTGCTGTGCTCATTTGTATATAAGATTAAATGTTACTTGTTCGATTCATCAAAAGTAAATAATTATTCTGAATAACAAACTAATTTTTTTAGTATTTTTTTGATAAATAAATTAGTGGATAAAAATTTGCCCTAAAAATTTTTTTATAAAAAATATTTCTTTAATTACTAAAATAATTAGTACCTTGCAACTAATTCAGTTAGCACACAAAAAATATTTTTATGAGTTACGCAGGAAAAAATTTACGCTATTTAAGAAAATTACGCGGCTGGACGCAGGAGCAATTTGCCAACAAAATCAACATCAAACGCTCCCTGCTCGGAGCATACGAA from Arachidicoccus sp. BS20 encodes the following:
- a CDS encoding carboxymuconolactone decarboxylase family protein; its protein translation is MNTVIENETYSNLLSLLKIENYTPSPAAATLLSTNARYIKDLKINVSNVLNNSQTLNKKEALLLAYSIAVNEKFPLLRESLATLATEAGATQEELAEVVSITSLMNVNNVFYRFRHFLEKDFYNNQPAGIKMSVMVNPVLGKELFELISLVVSSVNGCEMCVKSHEAKLIGTGTTENKIFEAVKLGAVIKGLITILAA
- a CDS encoding peroxiredoxin, which produces MSNRVLSIGEKFPQFNKKAAVSIEKGKEFIDVSNETIDGKWTVLFWWPKDFTFVCPTEIAEFNRNFEEFSDRDTLLIGASTDSEFVHAAWRRDHKDLRDLKFPMLADTSKSLAEELGILDANEKIAYRATFIIDNEGIIRWVSVNDLNVGRNVQEVIRVLDALQTDELCPCNWNKGEETLTTQLAAELN
- the recA gene encoding recombinase RecA, producing the protein MSTANLEKLKALRLTIDKIDKDFGKGSVMMMNEKPNRVIEAISTGSIGLDTALGIGGLPRGRVIEIYGPESSGKTTLATHVIAEAQKKGGMCAIIDAEHAFDSSYAQKLGVDVDSLLISQPDYGEQALEIADRLILSGALDVVVIDSVAALVPKGELEGEMGDSKMGLQARLMSQALRKLTATISKTNTICIFINQLREKIGVMFGNPETTTGGNALKFYASVRLDIRRSAQIKDGDAAIGNRVKVKVVKNKVAPPFRATEFDIIFGQGISKIGEIIDMGVELGIVGKSGSWFSYNGSKLGQGRDAVKQLLMDNPELSNEIEGKIRAKLNEQVSPAVSDEEDNDEDELPEEVAEKKTAKK